The Geobacillus stearothermophilus ATCC 12980 genome contains a region encoding:
- a CDS encoding polysaccharide deacetylase family protein: MNNGYARYMALAVMFLIAWMAVQWPPVGGYIESWRPVEMTAMKERDKLYETIVKQAKQYEIPAQDAVIDKVWKATPGYNGLAVDIDASYENMKKTGTFDERKLVFRQVPPRVHLDDLPPAPIYRGHPDKPMVSLLINVAWGEEYIPDMLETLKKHGVKATFFLEGRWVKNHPEMAKMIADAGHEIGNHSYSHPDMKTLSSEAVRRELEKTNEVIEAATSVKCKWFAPPSGSYRDDVVNIAAELGMKTIMWSVDTIDWQKPSPSAIVKRVTSKIHPGAMILMHPTMPTAAALDELIASIKRKGYAIGSLTALFDEKRLAKKQEEHGVD; the protein is encoded by the coding sequence GTGAACAACGGCTATGCCCGATACATGGCGCTAGCGGTCATGTTTCTCATCGCTTGGATGGCGGTTCAGTGGCCTCCGGTCGGCGGCTACATCGAGAGCTGGCGCCCGGTGGAAATGACCGCCATGAAAGAACGCGACAAACTGTACGAGACGATTGTCAAGCAGGCGAAGCAATACGAAATTCCCGCCCAGGATGCGGTCATTGATAAAGTGTGGAAGGCGACGCCGGGGTACAACGGGCTCGCTGTCGATATTGACGCCTCTTATGAAAACATGAAGAAAACGGGAACGTTCGATGAACGAAAACTCGTGTTCCGCCAAGTGCCGCCGCGCGTTCATTTGGATGACTTGCCGCCGGCGCCGATCTATCGCGGCCACCCCGACAAACCGATGGTCTCGCTGCTCATCAACGTGGCCTGGGGGGAAGAATACATCCCCGATATGCTTGAGACGTTGAAAAAACACGGGGTGAAGGCGACGTTCTTTTTGGAAGGGCGATGGGTAAAAAACCATCCGGAGATGGCAAAAATGATAGCAGATGCCGGCCATGAAATCGGCAACCATTCCTACAGCCATCCGGATATGAAAACGCTCAGCAGCGAAGCGGTCCGCCGCGAACTGGAAAAGACGAATGAAGTCATTGAAGCGGCGACGTCGGTCAAATGCAAATGGTTTGCCCCGCCGAGCGGCAGCTACCGTGATGACGTCGTCAACATCGCCGCCGAGCTCGGCATGAAGACGATCATGTGGAGCGTTGATACAATTGATTGGCAAAAACCGTCGCCATCTGCTATAGTGAAACGGGTAACATCAAAAATCCATCCCGGCGCCATGATTTTGATGCATCCGACGATGCCGACGGCGGCCGCACTCGATGAGCTGATCGCCTCGATCAAGCGGAAAGGCTATGCCATCGGCAGCCTGACAGCCTTATTCGACGAGAAAAGACTGGCCAAAAAACAGGAGGAACATGGAGTTGATTAA
- the rpsO gene encoding 30S ribosomal protein S15 — protein MALTQERKREIIEQFKVHENDTGSPEVQIAILTEQINNLNEHLRVHKKDHHSRRGLLKMVGKRRRLLAYLRNKDVARYREIVEKLGLRR, from the coding sequence ATGGCATTGACGCAAGAGCGCAAACGCGAAATCATCGAACAATTCAAAGTCCATGAGAACGACACCGGTTCTCCGGAAGTGCAAATTGCGATTTTGACAGAGCAAATCAACAATTTGAATGAGCATTTGCGCGTCCATAAAAAAGACCATCATTCTCGGCGCGGCCTGCTGAAAATGGTCGGGAAACGCCGCCGGCTGTTGGCCTACTTGCGCAATAAAGATGTGGCGCGCTACCGTGAAATAGTTGAGAAACTTGGATTACGTCGATAA
- the rimP gene encoding ribosome maturation factor RimP, whose product MSKKVTETVEQLVAPILDEMGLELVDIEYVKEGKNWFLRVFIDSDTGVDIEQCGVVSERLSEKLDEVDPIPHNYFLEVSSPGAERPLKNEKDFVRAIGKNVYIKTYEPIAGEKQFEGELTAFDGTTVTLSVKDRGRQKTVAIPYEKVASARLAVIFS is encoded by the coding sequence ATGAGCAAAAAAGTGACAGAAACGGTTGAACAGCTTGTCGCGCCGATTTTGGACGAAATGGGGCTCGAGCTGGTGGACATCGAGTATGTGAAAGAAGGAAAAAACTGGTTTTTGCGCGTCTTTATTGATTCAGACACCGGCGTGGACATTGAACAGTGCGGCGTCGTCAGTGAAAGGCTAAGCGAAAAGCTCGACGAGGTCGACCCGATTCCGCACAACTATTTTTTAGAAGTGTCATCGCCGGGAGCGGAGCGGCCGTTAAAAAATGAAAAAGATTTTGTAAGAGCAATTGGGAAAAATGTATATATCAAAACATACGAGCCGATTGCAGGAGAAAAGCAGTTTGAAGGGGAATTGACCGCTTTTGACGGGACGACCGTGACGCTGTCGGTCAAAGACCGCGGGCGGCAAAAAACGGTCGCCATTCCGTATGAAAAAGTGGCGAGCGCTAGATTAGCCGTCATTTTCTCTTAA
- the rnpM gene encoding RNase P modulator RnpM, producing the protein MAAQKKIPLRKCVVTGEMKPKREMVRIVRSKEGEVSIDPTGKKAGRGAYITLDPDCILQAKKKNILARHLKADIADSLYDELLALAKKEKQAGQ; encoded by the coding sequence ATGGCAGCGCAAAAGAAAATTCCGTTGCGCAAATGCGTCGTCACTGGAGAGATGAAGCCAAAGCGGGAAATGGTGCGCATCGTCCGCTCCAAAGAAGGAGAGGTGTCGATCGACCCGACCGGCAAAAAAGCGGGGCGGGGCGCGTATATTACCCTTGACCCGGATTGCATTTTACAGGCGAAAAAGAAAAACATTTTGGCCCGCCATTTAAAAGCCGACATCGCCGACTCGCTCTATGACGAGCTGCTTGCTTTGGCGAAAAAGGAGAAACAGGCAGGACAATGA
- the pnp gene encoding polyribonucleotide nucleotidyltransferase — MEQEKRVFSIDVAGRPLVIETGELAKQANGAALVRYGDTVVLSTATASREAKNVDFFPLTVNYEERLCAVGKIPGGFIKREGRPSEKAILASRLIDRPIRPLFAEGFRNEVQVVSMVMSVDQDCSPEVAALIGASTALTISDIPFEGPIAGVIVGRVDGQFVINPTVEQMEKSDLHLVVAGTKDAINMVEAGADEVPEEVMLEAIMFGHEEVKRLIAFQEEIAAQVGKEKMEVVLYEPDPELEAEIRQLAEADIKRAVQVPEKLARDAAIEDVKAGVIAKYEAEEADEEKLKQVQEILHKLVKEEVRRLITVEKIRPDGRKVDEIRPLSSAVGVLPRTHGSGLFTRGQTQVLSVCTLGALGDVQILDGLDLEESKRFMHHYNFPPFSVGETGPMRGPGRREIGHGALGERALEPVVPSEREFPYTIRLVSEVLESNGSTSQASICASTLAMMDAGVPIKAPVAGIAMGLVKQDDHYTILTDIQGIEDHLGDMDFKVAGTRKGVTALQMDIKIKGLTRDILEEALMQARKGRLEILDHMMQTLSEPRKELSKYAPKILIMHINPDKIREVIGPSGKQINKIIDETGVKIDIEQDGTIFISSVDEAANQKAKQIIEDIVREVEVGEVYLGKVKRIEKFGAFVELFNGKDGLVHISELAEERVGKVEDVVSIGDEILVKVTEIDKQGRVNLSRKAVLREQRGIAEPPREKRGRRPERQRMKP, encoded by the coding sequence ATGGAACAAGAGAAACGCGTGTTTTCCATCGATGTGGCTGGACGCCCGCTCGTCATTGAAACCGGCGAACTGGCAAAACAGGCGAACGGGGCGGCGCTCGTCCGCTACGGCGATACGGTGGTGCTGAGCACGGCCACCGCATCGCGGGAAGCGAAAAATGTGGACTTTTTCCCGCTGACGGTCAACTACGAGGAGCGGCTGTGCGCGGTCGGGAAAATTCCGGGCGGGTTTATTAAACGGGAAGGCCGCCCAAGCGAGAAAGCGATTTTGGCGAGCCGGCTCATCGACCGGCCGATCCGCCCGTTGTTTGCCGAAGGATTCCGCAACGAAGTGCAAGTCGTATCGATGGTCATGAGCGTCGACCAAGACTGCTCCCCGGAAGTGGCGGCGTTGATCGGTGCGTCTACGGCGTTGACGATTTCCGACATTCCGTTTGAAGGACCGATCGCCGGTGTCATCGTCGGCCGCGTCGATGGCCAGTTTGTCATCAATCCGACGGTCGAGCAGATGGAAAAAAGCGATCTGCATCTTGTCGTCGCTGGGACGAAAGATGCCATCAACATGGTCGAAGCCGGCGCGGATGAAGTGCCGGAAGAAGTGATGCTCGAAGCGATCATGTTCGGCCACGAAGAAGTCAAGCGGCTCATTGCTTTCCAAGAGGAAATTGCCGCCCAGGTCGGCAAAGAAAAAATGGAAGTCGTCTTGTATGAACCCGATCCTGAGTTGGAGGCGGAAATCCGCCAACTTGCGGAAGCAGATATTAAGCGGGCGGTGCAAGTGCCGGAAAAACTGGCGCGCGATGCTGCCATCGAGGATGTAAAAGCGGGCGTCATCGCCAAGTACGAAGCGGAAGAGGCGGATGAAGAGAAGCTGAAGCAAGTGCAGGAAATTTTGCACAAGCTTGTGAAAGAAGAAGTGCGCCGTTTGATTACAGTTGAGAAAATCCGTCCGGACGGGCGCAAAGTCGATGAAATCCGCCCGCTGTCGTCGGCGGTCGGCGTCTTGCCGCGCACGCACGGGTCGGGCTTGTTTACGCGCGGCCAAACGCAAGTGTTGAGCGTTTGTACGCTCGGGGCGCTCGGCGATGTACAAATTTTGGACGGGCTTGATTTGGAAGAATCGAAACGGTTCATGCATCATTACAACTTCCCGCCGTTTTCCGTCGGCGAAACCGGGCCGATGCGCGGGCCGGGGCGGCGCGAAATCGGACACGGCGCGCTTGGGGAGCGGGCGTTGGAGCCGGTCGTGCCGTCGGAGCGCGAGTTTCCGTACACGATCCGCCTCGTTTCGGAAGTGCTCGAGTCAAACGGATCGACATCGCAGGCGAGCATTTGCGCGAGCACACTGGCGATGATGGATGCCGGGGTGCCGATTAAAGCGCCGGTCGCCGGCATTGCCATGGGGCTGGTGAAACAAGACGATCATTACACAATTTTGACCGACATTCAAGGCATTGAAGACCATCTCGGCGATATGGACTTCAAAGTCGCCGGCACGAGAAAAGGCGTCACCGCCCTGCAAATGGACATTAAAATTAAAGGGCTGACGCGCGACATTTTGGAAGAGGCGCTCATGCAGGCGCGCAAAGGGCGCTTGGAAATTTTGGACCATATGATGCAAACGCTCAGCGAGCCGCGCAAAGAGCTGTCCAAATATGCGCCGAAAATTTTGATCATGCACATCAATCCGGATAAAATCCGCGAGGTCATTGGGCCGAGCGGCAAACAAATCAATAAAATCATCGATGAAACCGGCGTGAAAATCGATATCGAGCAAGACGGCACGATTTTCATCTCCTCTGTCGATGAAGCGGCCAACCAAAAAGCAAAGCAAATCATCGAAGACATCGTCCGCGAAGTCGAAGTGGGGGAAGTGTATTTGGGCAAGGTGAAACGGATCGAAAAATTCGGCGCGTTCGTCGAGCTGTTCAACGGCAAGGACGGGCTCGTCCACATTTCCGAGCTGGCCGAGGAGCGGGTCGGCAAAGTGGAAGACGTCGTGTCGATCGGCGATGAAATTTTGGTGAAGGTGACCGAAATCGATAAACAAGGGCGCGTCAACTTGTCGCGCAAAGCGGTGTTGCGCGAGCAGCGCGGCATTGCCGAGCCGCCGCGGGAAAAACGCGGAAGACGGCCGGAGCGCCAACGCATGAAGCCTTAG
- the truB gene encoding tRNA pseudouridine(55) synthase TruB, translating into MDGVLLLNKPKGITSHDCVAKVRRLLGVKKVGHTGTLDPNVSGVLPLCLGKATRIAEFLTGATKTYEGEVTLGAATTTEDADGDVVAVRPVERPIARVEIEAVFRRLIGEIEQTPPMYSAVKVGGKKLYEYARAGIEVERPTRRVTIYELELLDDRELFAGETVSFRFRVTCSKGTYVRTLAVTVGEQLGYPAHMSDLIRTASGPFRLEDCVTLEEVERRAADGTAAALLIPIEQALFHLPKYEINDKVAEKVKNGALLRLPAFLHALDGPVVLVTPEREALALYVKHPARPGLMKPLKVFR; encoded by the coding sequence ATGGACGGGGTATTGCTGCTCAACAAACCAAAAGGAATAACGTCGCACGACTGTGTGGCAAAGGTGCGCCGCCTGCTTGGGGTAAAAAAAGTCGGCCATACCGGCACGCTCGATCCAAACGTGTCCGGCGTCCTGCCGCTTTGCCTTGGCAAAGCGACGCGCATTGCGGAATTTCTTACCGGAGCGACGAAAACGTACGAAGGGGAAGTGACGCTCGGTGCAGCGACGACGACCGAAGACGCCGACGGTGACGTCGTTGCCGTCCGGCCGGTCGAGCGGCCGATTGCGCGGGTGGAAATCGAAGCCGTTTTCCGCCGCCTTATCGGGGAAATCGAGCAAACGCCGCCCATGTATTCGGCGGTGAAAGTCGGCGGCAAAAAGCTGTATGAATATGCGCGCGCCGGCATCGAGGTGGAGCGCCCGACGCGGCGCGTGACGATTTACGAGCTCGAGCTGCTCGATGATCGCGAGCTGTTTGCCGGGGAGACGGTGTCATTTCGCTTCCGCGTCACATGCAGCAAAGGCACGTATGTCCGCACGCTCGCAGTGACGGTCGGCGAGCAGCTCGGCTATCCGGCTCATATGTCCGATCTCATCCGCACAGCGTCCGGCCCGTTTCGGCTTGAAGATTGTGTGACGCTTGAAGAAGTCGAGCGCCGGGCGGCCGACGGAACGGCCGCCGCCTTGCTCATTCCGATCGAGCAAGCGCTTTTTCATTTGCCGAAATATGAAATCAATGATAAAGTAGCAGAGAAAGTAAAAAACGGGGCGCTGCTCCGGCTTCCCGCCTTTTTGCATGCGCTTGACGGGCCGGTCGTGCTCGTGACGCCCGAGCGGGAGGCGCTGGCCCTGTATGTAAAGCATCCGGCGCGCCCGGGCTTGATGAAACCGCTCAAAGTGTTTCGTTGA
- the rbfA gene encoding 30S ribosome-binding factor RbfA: MNIRATRVGEQMKKELSDIIGRKLKDPRIGFVTVTDVRVTGDLQQAKVYISVLGDDEQRENTLKALEKAKGFIRSEIGQRIRLRKTPEILFEIDETMEYGSRIERLIREISDGDRRRPEEAEDGPNNG; this comes from the coding sequence ATGAACATACGAGCAACTCGCGTTGGCGAGCAAATGAAAAAAGAGTTGAGCGACATTATCGGCCGCAAGCTGAAAGACCCGCGCATCGGTTTCGTCACCGTCACCGATGTGCGCGTCACCGGCGATTTGCAGCAAGCGAAAGTGTACATTAGCGTCTTAGGCGATGACGAGCAGCGGGAGAACACGCTGAAAGCACTGGAAAAGGCGAAAGGATTCATCCGTTCGGAAATCGGGCAGCGCATTCGCCTGCGCAAAACGCCGGAAATTTTGTTTGAGATCGATGAAACGATGGAATACGGCAGCCGCATTGAGCGGCTGATCCGCGAAATTTCCGACGGCGACCGCCGCCGGCCGGAAGAGGCGGAGGATGGTCCAAACAATGGATAG
- a CDS encoding DUF503 domain-containing protein, translating into MIGFAACECLIYNARSLKDKRAVLQRVLTRIRQKYNVSVAELDYQDAWQRAKIGLVAIASSRMAAERELERALALIDSFPELERASTSFEWL; encoded by the coding sequence ATGATCGGCTTTGCCGCATGCGAATGTCTCATTTATAACGCCCGCTCGCTGAAGGACAAACGGGCCGTCCTGCAGCGGGTGCTGACAAGGATTCGGCAAAAGTACAACGTCTCTGTGGCTGAACTCGATTATCAAGACGCATGGCAGCGGGCGAAAATCGGCCTTGTCGCCATCGCGTCGAGCCGAATGGCGGCTGAGCGGGAACTCGAGCGGGCCTTGGCCTTGATCGATTCGTTCCCCGAGTTGGAGCGGGCGTCCACATCATTTGAGTGGTTGTAA
- the ribF gene encoding bifunctional riboflavin kinase/FAD synthetase → MDMETIFLSHPHRFERQALPPTVMALGYFDGIHLGHQKVIRTAVEIANERGYESAVMTFHPHPSVVLGKQPELRLITPLNKKEQLVAALGVNRLYIVEFTPAFANLPPEQFADQYLDGLHVKHVVAGFDFTYGRFGKGTMETMPLHARGRFGQTVVPKLAVDGEKVSSTRVRKLIEEGAVDQLPRLLGRFYDIEGTVVAGEQRGRTIGFPTANIALNGDYLLPAVGVYAVKATVGGRTYEGVANIGYKPTFHAAREGLPSVEVHLFAFARDIYGETVTVEWHRRLRSERKFAGVAELAAQIARDKEEAKQYFRRLDEKTCILPEKEVF, encoded by the coding sequence ATGGACATGGAAACGATATTTCTTTCGCATCCGCATCGCTTTGAGCGCCAGGCGCTTCCCCCGACGGTGATGGCGCTCGGCTATTTTGACGGCATTCACCTTGGCCACCAAAAAGTGATCCGGACGGCGGTCGAGATTGCGAATGAACGCGGATACGAAAGCGCGGTGATGACGTTTCATCCTCATCCGTCCGTCGTGCTTGGCAAACAACCTGAGCTTCGTCTCATTACCCCGCTTAACAAAAAAGAGCAGTTGGTTGCGGCGCTTGGCGTGAATCGACTGTATATCGTCGAATTTACACCGGCGTTCGCCAACCTGCCGCCGGAGCAGTTTGCCGATCAATATTTGGATGGGCTTCATGTCAAGCACGTCGTCGCCGGTTTTGATTTCACTTATGGCCGGTTCGGAAAAGGGACGATGGAGACGATGCCGCTTCATGCGCGTGGCCGCTTTGGGCAAACCGTTGTTCCAAAGCTGGCCGTCGACGGGGAAAAGGTGAGTTCGACAAGGGTGCGGAAGCTCATTGAAGAAGGGGCGGTCGATCAGCTCCCCCGCCTCCTCGGCCGTTTTTATGACATCGAAGGGACGGTTGTCGCCGGGGAGCAGCGCGGGCGGACGATCGGGTTCCCGACGGCCAACATTGCGTTAAATGGCGACTACCTATTGCCGGCGGTCGGCGTTTACGCCGTCAAAGCGACCGTTGGCGGCCGGACGTACGAAGGGGTGGCGAACATCGGCTACAAACCGACGTTCCATGCGGCGCGCGAAGGGTTGCCGAGCGTGGAAGTGCATTTGTTTGCGTTCGCGCGCGACATTTACGGGGAAACGGTGACGGTTGAGTGGCACCGCCGCCTGCGGAGCGAGCGCAAGTTTGCCGGCGTCGCCGAGCTGGCGGCGCAAATTGCCCGCGACAAGGAAGAAGCAAAACAGTATTTCCGGCGTTTGGACGAAAAGACTTGCATTTTGCCGGAAAAAGAGGTATTCTAA
- the infB gene encoding translation initiation factor IF-2, which yields MSKMRVYEYAKKQNVPSKDVIHKLKEMNIEVNNHMAMLEADVVEKLDHQYRPKAEKKTETKNEKKAEKKTDKPKRPMPAKTADFSDEEIFDDVKEAAKPAKKKGAAKGKETKRTEAQQQEKKAFQAAKKKGKGPAKGKKQAAPAAKQVPQPAKKEKELPKKITFEGSLTVAELAKKLGREPSEIIKKLFMLGVMATINQDLDKDAIELICSDYGVEVEEKVTIDETNFEAIEIADAPEDLVERPPVVTIMGHVDHGKTTLLDAIRHSKVTEQEAGGITQHIGAYQVTVNDKKITFLDTPGHEAFTTMRARGAQVTDIVILVVAADDGVMPQTVEAINHAKAANVPIIVAINKMDKPEANPDRVMQELMEYNLVPEEWGGDTIFCKLSAKTKEGLDHLLEMILLVSEMEELKANPNRRAVGTVIEAKLDKGRGPVATLLVQAGTLKVGDPIVVGTTYGRVRAMVNDSGRRVKEAGPSMPVEITGLHDVPQAGDRFMVFEDEKKARQIGEARAQRQLQEQRSVKTRVSLDDLFEQIKQGEMKELNLIVKADVQGSVEALVAALQKIDVEGVRVKIIHAAVGAITESDISLATASNAIVIGFNVRPDANAKRAAESEKVDIRLHRIIYNVIEEIEAAMKGMLDPEYEEKVIGQAEVRQTFKVSKVGTIAGCYVTDGKITRDSKVRLIRQGIVVYEGEIDSLKRYKDDVREVAQGYECGLTIKNFNDIKEGDVIEAYVMQEVARA from the coding sequence ATGTCAAAAATGCGTGTGTACGAATATGCGAAAAAACAGAACGTGCCAAGCAAGGACGTTATTCATAAATTGAAAGAAATGAACATTGAAGTAAACAATCATATGGCCATGCTCGAGGCCGATGTCGTCGAAAAGCTTGACCATCAATACCGCCCAAAGGCCGAAAAGAAAACCGAAACCAAAAATGAAAAGAAAGCGGAAAAGAAAACCGACAAGCCGAAGCGGCCGATGCCGGCGAAGACGGCCGATTTCTCGGATGAGGAAATTTTTGACGATGTAAAAGAAGCGGCCAAGCCGGCCAAGAAAAAAGGGGCGGCGAAAGGGAAAGAAACAAAACGAACGGAGGCGCAGCAGCAAGAAAAGAAAGCGTTCCAAGCGGCGAAGAAGAAAGGAAAAGGGCCGGCGAAAGGGAAAAAACAAGCGGCTCCGGCCGCGAAGCAGGTGCCGCAGCCGGCGAAAAAAGAAAAAGAGCTGCCGAAGAAAATTACGTTCGAGGGTTCGCTCACCGTGGCCGAGCTGGCGAAAAAATTGGGCCGCGAGCCGTCGGAAATTATTAAAAAGCTGTTTATGCTTGGCGTGATGGCGACGATCAACCAAGACTTGGACAAAGATGCGATCGAGCTCATCTGCTCCGACTACGGCGTTGAAGTGGAAGAAAAGGTGACCATTGACGAAACGAACTTTGAAGCGATTGAAATTGCCGATGCTCCGGAAGACCTGGTTGAACGGCCGCCGGTTGTCACGATCATGGGGCACGTCGACCATGGGAAAACGACGCTTCTTGATGCGATCCGCCATTCGAAAGTGACTGAGCAAGAAGCGGGCGGCATTACGCAGCACATCGGCGCTTACCAAGTCACCGTCAATGACAAAAAAATTACGTTCCTCGATACACCAGGCCATGAAGCGTTTACGACGATGCGGGCGCGCGGCGCGCAAGTGACCGATATCGTCATCCTTGTCGTCGCAGCCGATGACGGGGTCATGCCGCAGACGGTTGAGGCGATCAACCATGCCAAGGCGGCAAACGTGCCGATCATCGTCGCCATTAACAAAATGGATAAACCGGAAGCGAACCCGGACCGCGTCATGCAAGAGTTGATGGAGTACAACCTCGTTCCGGAAGAATGGGGCGGCGATACGATTTTCTGCAAGCTGTCAGCGAAAACGAAAGAGGGCCTCGATCATCTGTTGGAAATGATTTTGCTTGTCAGCGAGATGGAAGAATTAAAAGCCAATCCGAACCGGCGCGCGGTCGGAACGGTCATTGAAGCGAAGCTCGACAAAGGGCGCGGCCCGGTGGCGACGCTGCTCGTTCAAGCCGGCACGCTCAAAGTCGGCGATCCGATCGTCGTCGGCACGACGTACGGGCGTGTGCGGGCGATGGTCAATGACAGCGGGCGGCGCGTCAAGGAAGCGGGGCCGTCGATGCCGGTGGAAATTACCGGGCTGCACGACGTGCCGCAAGCCGGCGACCGTTTCATGGTGTTTGAGGATGAGAAAAAGGCGCGGCAAATCGGGGAAGCGCGGGCGCAGCGGCAGCTGCAGGAGCAGCGGAGCGTGAAAACGCGCGTCAGCCTCGACGATTTGTTCGAACAAATCAAGCAAGGCGAAATGAAAGAGCTGAACTTGATCGTCAAAGCCGATGTTCAAGGATCGGTTGAGGCGCTGGTTGCCGCCTTGCAAAAAATCGATGTCGAAGGCGTGCGGGTGAAAATCATCCATGCGGCGGTCGGCGCCATCACCGAATCGGATATTTCACTGGCGACGGCATCGAACGCTATCGTCATTGGCTTTAACGTCCGCCCGGATGCGAATGCGAAGCGCGCCGCTGAATCGGAAAAAGTCGACATCCGCCTCCATCGCATCATTTACAACGTCATTGAGGAAATTGAAGCGGCGATGAAAGGGATGCTCGACCCGGAATACGAAGAGAAAGTCATCGGCCAAGCGGAAGTGCGGCAAACGTTCAAAGTGTCCAAAGTTGGCACGATCGCCGGCTGCTATGTCACCGACGGCAAAATCACCCGCGACAGCAAAGTGCGCCTCATCCGCCAAGGCATCGTCGTGTACGAAGGCGAAATCGATTCGCTCAAACGGTATAAAGACGATGTGCGCGAAGTGGCGCAAGGATATGAGTGCGGCTTGACGATCAAAAACTTCAATGACATTAAAGAAGGGGACGTTATTGAAGCGTACGTCATGCAGGAAGTGGCTCGGGCATGA
- the nusA gene encoding transcription termination factor NusA, which translates to MNTQLLEALADLMREKGISKEVIMEAIEAALVSAYKRNFGQAQNVRVDLNMETGTIRVLARKDVVEEVTDPRLEISLEEAQRINPNYQIGDVVELEVTPRDFGRIAAQTAKQVVTQRVREAERSIIYAEFVDREEDIMTGIVQRIDPRFVYVSLGKAEALLPANEQMPNETYKPHDRLKVYITKVEKTTKGPQIFVSRTHPGLLKRLFELEVPEIYDGTVEIKSIAREAGDRSKISVHSDNPEVDPVGACVGPKGQRVQAIVDELNGEKIDIVRWSADPVEFVANALSPAKVLRVIVNEEQRATTVIVPDYQLSLAIGKRGQNARLAAKLTGWKIDIKSESEARDMGIDPYAPSTSLDFNGAAADNGNSDENVQSFDASAEIE; encoded by the coding sequence ATGAACACGCAGTTGCTTGAGGCGTTAGCCGATCTGATGCGGGAAAAAGGCATCAGCAAAGAAGTGATTATGGAAGCCATTGAAGCGGCGCTCGTTTCCGCGTACAAGCGCAATTTCGGCCAAGCGCAAAACGTGCGCGTCGATTTAAATATGGAAACAGGGACGATCCGCGTGCTCGCCCGCAAAGACGTCGTCGAAGAGGTGACCGATCCGCGTCTTGAAATTTCGCTTGAGGAGGCGCAGCGGATCAATCCGAACTATCAAATCGGCGATGTCGTCGAATTGGAAGTGACGCCGCGCGATTTCGGGCGCATCGCTGCGCAAACAGCGAAACAAGTCGTGACCCAGCGCGTGCGTGAAGCGGAGCGGAGCATCATCTACGCCGAATTTGTCGACCGCGAAGAGGACATTATGACCGGCATCGTCCAGCGCATTGACCCGCGTTTTGTCTATGTCAGCCTCGGCAAGGCGGAGGCGCTTTTGCCGGCGAACGAACAAATGCCGAATGAAACGTACAAACCGCACGATCGGCTGAAAGTGTACATTACGAAAGTGGAAAAGACGACAAAAGGGCCGCAAATTTTCGTCTCCCGCACTCATCCGGGCTTGCTGAAGCGGCTGTTTGAGCTTGAGGTGCCGGAAATTTACGACGGGACGGTTGAAATCAAGTCGATCGCCCGCGAAGCCGGCGATCGTTCCAAAATTTCCGTCCATTCCGACAATCCGGAAGTCGATCCGGTTGGCGCCTGCGTCGGGCCAAAAGGGCAGCGCGTCCAGGCGATCGTCGACGAGCTGAACGGGGAAAAAATTGATATCGTCCGCTGGTCGGCCGACCCGGTGGAGTTTGTCGCCAATGCGTTAAGCCCAGCGAAAGTGCTGCGCGTCATCGTCAATGAAGAGCAAAGGGCGACGACCGTCATCGTTCCGGACTACCAGCTGTCGCTCGCTATCGGCAAACGCGGGCAAAATGCCCGTCTGGCGGCAAAATTGACCGGCTGGAAAATCGATATTAAAAGCGAGTCCGAGGCGCGGGACATGGGCATTGATCCGTATGCGCCATCCACTTCGCTTGATTTCAACGGCGCGGCGGCCGATAATGGAAATAGTGATGAGAACGTCCAATCATTCGATGCATCGGCGGAAATCGAGTGA
- a CDS encoding YlxQ family RNA-binding protein yields MKQNRWASLLGLAQRAGKVVSGEGLVVKEVQRGRARLVLLSEDASANTEKKVTDKCAFYGVPLCKVPDRYVLGGAIGKDARVVVAVTDEGFARQLQTMLDRSLWG; encoded by the coding sequence ATGAAACAGAACCGCTGGGCATCGCTGTTAGGGTTGGCGCAGCGGGCCGGAAAAGTCGTTTCCGGAGAGGGACTTGTCGTCAAGGAAGTGCAACGGGGCAGGGCGCGGCTCGTGTTGCTTTCGGAAGATGCGTCGGCCAACACGGAAAAAAAAGTGACGGATAAATGTGCGTTTTATGGCGTCCCGCTTTGCAAAGTGCCGGACCGGTATGTGCTGGGCGGCGCGATCGGCAAAGACGCCCGCGTCGTCGTCGCCGTCACCGACGAAGGGTTCGCGCGCCAATTGCAAACGATGCTCGACCGATCTTTATGGGGGTGA